One genomic segment of Cerasicoccus sp. TK19100 includes these proteins:
- a CDS encoding thymidylate synthase, with protein MKTYLDLLRHVMENGEDRGDRTGVGTRSVFGAQARYSLSPDFPMVTTKRVHWKSVVYELLWFLRGETNVKWLQERGVSIWDEWADETGSLGRVYGAQWTDWQTADGRRINQLDELVEGLRKKPQSRRHIVSAWNPADLPDESRPPQDNAREGKMALPPCHALFQFYVSEDGGLSCQLYQRSADLFLGVPFNIASYALLTCMVAQITGLKPKEFIHTFGDLHIYKNHFEQVEKQLARDPRPLPQVKLNPAITKLEDFDFDDIELIGYDPHKGIKAPIAV; from the coding sequence ATGAAGACTTACTTGGACCTGCTCCGTCACGTAATGGAAAACGGCGAAGACCGCGGCGACCGCACCGGCGTTGGCACGCGATCCGTCTTCGGCGCGCAGGCCCGGTATTCGCTCTCGCCGGATTTCCCCATGGTCACCACCAAGCGCGTGCACTGGAAGTCCGTCGTCTACGAGCTGCTCTGGTTCCTCCGAGGCGAGACCAACGTCAAGTGGCTCCAGGAGCGCGGCGTTTCCATCTGGGATGAGTGGGCCGACGAAACCGGCAGCCTTGGCCGCGTCTACGGCGCGCAGTGGACCGATTGGCAAACCGCCGACGGACGCCGCATCAACCAGCTCGACGAGCTCGTCGAAGGTCTTCGCAAAAAACCGCAGTCCCGCCGCCACATCGTCAGCGCCTGGAACCCCGCCGACCTGCCCGACGAATCACGCCCGCCGCAGGATAACGCCCGCGAAGGCAAAATGGCGCTCCCGCCCTGCCACGCCCTGTTCCAGTTTTACGTCTCCGAAGACGGCGGCCTAAGCTGCCAGCTCTACCAACGCAGCGCCGACCTCTTCCTGGGCGTCCCGTTCAACATCGCTTCCTACGCCCTGCTCACCTGCATGGTCGCGCAGATCACCGGCCTGAAGCCCAAGGAATTCATCCACACGTTCGGCGACCTCCACATCTACAAGAACCACTTCGAGCAGGTGGAAAAACAACTCGCCCGCGACCCGCGCCCCCTCCCCCAGGTAAAGCTCAACCCAGCCATCACCAAGCTCGAAGACTTCGACTTCGACGACATCGAGCTCATCGGCTACGACCCGCACAAAGGCATCAAAGCCCCGATTGCCGTCTAG
- a CDS encoding AlkZ-related protein gives MKTFEEATEFVLKHKVVTVFGSKGSPHPSLWDNTDLSADKPKGGGWSPRVSAVWDWKTRIPETFPDEIFYGKLPNGDAVLMEREYLRTTHYPQAFKPVSELPLLCQQIYECVRIEPWTTTALRKHAVAEFNTTKSRFDTALKKLQSSLNIARSMDPECDGDTWIPFSEANLDIVEAHPELQADS, from the coding sequence ATGAAAACCTTCGAAGAAGCGACCGAGTTTGTGCTCAAGCATAAGGTGGTCACGGTGTTTGGCAGCAAGGGGTCTCCACATCCTTCGCTGTGGGACAATACCGACCTCTCAGCCGACAAGCCCAAGGGTGGCGGATGGAGCCCGCGAGTCAGCGCCGTGTGGGATTGGAAAACGCGCATCCCGGAAACCTTTCCCGACGAGATATTCTACGGCAAACTGCCCAACGGCGACGCCGTCCTCATGGAGCGCGAATACCTGCGCACCACGCATTACCCGCAGGCATTCAAGCCCGTCAGCGAGCTTCCCCTGCTCTGCCAGCAAATCTACGAATGCGTGCGCATCGAGCCGTGGACCACCACCGCGCTGCGCAAACACGCCGTTGCCGAATTCAACACCACCAAGAGCCGCTTCGACACCGCCCTGAAGAAACTCCAAAGCAGTCTGAATATAGCCCGCTCCATGGACCCGGAATGCGACGGCGACACCTGGATACCGTTCAGCGAAGCCAACCTCGACATCGTCGAAGCCCACCCCGAGCTCCAAGCCGACTCCTAA